The Nitrospira sp. genome contains a region encoding:
- a CDS encoding DUF3565 domain-containing protein — protein MQQAIIGYHQDDEGHWVADLRCGHGQHVRHQPPMTSRPWVLTEEGRQAFLGTELNCKKCDEGGDGFDPTGARS, from the coding sequence ATGCAACAGGCGATTATCGGATATCACCAGGACGACGAAGGCCATTGGGTGGCCGACCTTCGCTGCGGCCATGGCCAACATGTGCGACATCAGCCGCCCATGACGAGTCGTCCGTGGGTATTGACGGAGGAGGGGCGGCAAGCGTTCCTCGGAACCGAGCTGAACTGTAAAAAGTGTGACGAGGGGGGCGACGGGTTTGACCCCACCGGGGCCCGGTCTTGA
- a CDS encoding dipeptide epimerase → MSGHDTPVDAHTIQRIEIWPVDIPITDPFVVATGARVTAQNLFLRVTLRDGTQGIGEAAPFPEVGGEDRASCFAAATELAQSMIGQSVGDYESLAGRLNEQAPLHPAARCGLETAMLDAYCRSQRIPLWQLWGAADVRERETDITIPICSPEKTLELARGWYTRGFRLFKMKVGTDVEQDIRRLQAVHNALPEIGFIGDGNQGFSREDCLRFVHGVKQFGGRLVLLEQPVVRDDLEGLQAIRHLTGIPVAADESVRSLDDAREVVRMQAADYINIKIMKTGVIDAWRIAVFTRSAGLRLMVGGMLETRIAMGCSFSLVLGLGGFDVLDLDTPLLLSTDPVTGGYRYSGPRLQPWHGAGLDMQIPCPADRISIQ, encoded by the coding sequence ATGAGCGGACACGACACGCCGGTGGATGCCCACACCATACAACGCATCGAAATCTGGCCGGTCGATATTCCGATCACGGATCCGTTCGTTGTCGCCACGGGCGCGCGGGTGACGGCGCAAAACCTGTTCTTGCGAGTGACGTTGCGGGATGGAACGCAGGGCATCGGCGAGGCCGCGCCGTTCCCGGAAGTCGGAGGTGAGGATCGGGCATCCTGCTTCGCCGCGGCCACGGAGCTGGCGCAGAGTATGATCGGCCAATCTGTCGGGGACTATGAGTCCCTGGCAGGCCGGCTCAACGAACAGGCCCCACTCCACCCTGCCGCTCGTTGCGGCTTGGAAACCGCGATGCTCGACGCCTACTGTCGATCGCAGCGCATCCCGCTCTGGCAACTGTGGGGAGCCGCGGACGTCCGCGAGCGGGAAACCGACATCACCATCCCGATCTGCAGTCCGGAAAAGACGCTGGAACTCGCGCGGGGTTGGTACACCCGGGGATTCCGCCTCTTCAAGATGAAAGTCGGAACGGATGTCGAACAGGACATTCGCAGATTACAGGCCGTGCACAACGCACTCCCCGAGATCGGCTTTATCGGCGATGGAAATCAGGGTTTTTCCCGTGAAGATTGCCTCCGATTTGTCCATGGAGTGAAGCAGTTCGGCGGGCGGCTGGTCTTGCTCGAGCAGCCGGTCGTGCGCGATGATCTCGAAGGGCTACAGGCGATTCGGCACCTGACGGGCATTCCCGTGGCCGCCGATGAGTCTGTCCGGTCACTGGACGATGCGCGCGAGGTTGTCCGGATGCAAGCCGCCGACTATATCAACATCAAGATCATGAAAACCGGCGTGATCGACGCGTGGCGAATCGCCGTCTTCACCCGCTCCGCGGGCCTGCGTCTCATGGTCGGCGGCATGCTGGAAACCCGTATCGCCATGGGCTGCTCGTTCAGTCTCGTGCTGGGCCTCGGCGGCTTCGATGTGCTGGATCTGGACACACCGCTCCTCCTCTCAACCGACCCGGTCACCGGGGGCTATCGATATAGCGGCCCGCGTCTCCAGCCCTGGCATGGGGCCGGACTCGATATGCAGATCCCTTGTCCCGCAGACCGCATCAGCATTCAATAG
- a CDS encoding glycogen debranching enzyme family protein, giving the protein MTIDSRRCQDLERALSLEWLETNGRGGYASGTVAGANTRRYHALLLVARRPPVDRVVLVNHLEESMEVGGQSFPLSTNLYSGAVHPEGYRYCDGFSALPWPTWCYASHGIRLERELLCPDGRDMVVVRWRLLGDAPSAVVLRVRPMLSGRDFHALHQENAGVRSQATVDGGRVTWQPYEALPAVLAFHNGQYLHEPDWYRHIHYRIERERGLDHTEDWWSPGECAFTLTPGSVAELLFTTEQLESIEVTQVVEAERRRRAECPVSAPIDDALAQELWAASSAYLVRRGNGQTVIAGYPWFADWGRDTFIALPGLCLVTGRYDVARQVIEAFASHVSQGMVPNRFPDIGEQPEYNTIDASLWFIHAVDRYLHYSRDLDGVRRIAWPAIKQIVEGYRRGTRFGIHMDDDGMITGGEEGVQLTWMDVKIGDWVVTPRHGKPVEIQALWVRALAAAAELAAQFGEPAYAAQCRQDRAKATESFRARFWYRTGGYLFDVVDGPIGDDASLRPNQIYALALDDQLVTEAQAKHILQLVKERLLTPMGLRTLAPEDIRFCASYEGGVSERDGAYHQGTVWPFLLGPFVTAWVKTYGDSPAVRRDARLFLDGLHEHLHEACLGQVSEIFDGQHPHRARGCVAQAWSVAEPLRALMEDLGAVRERSSNPR; this is encoded by the coding sequence TACGCGACGCTACCATGCGTTGCTGCTGGTGGCCAGACGCCCGCCGGTCGATCGTGTGGTCCTGGTGAATCATCTCGAAGAATCGATGGAAGTCGGCGGCCAATCCTTTCCGCTCTCGACAAATTTGTATAGCGGCGCGGTTCATCCGGAAGGGTATCGGTATTGCGACGGGTTCTCCGCCCTGCCATGGCCGACCTGGTGTTACGCCTCCCACGGAATTCGCCTGGAGCGTGAACTGCTCTGTCCGGATGGCCGCGATATGGTCGTCGTGCGGTGGCGGTTGCTTGGCGACGCACCGTCTGCTGTGGTGCTGCGGGTCAGACCGATGCTCTCGGGTCGCGACTTTCATGCGCTGCATCAGGAGAATGCCGGGGTGCGCAGTCAGGCCACGGTTGACGGGGGGCGTGTCACGTGGCAACCCTACGAGGCGCTACCTGCCGTGCTGGCGTTCCACAACGGGCAGTATCTCCATGAGCCGGATTGGTACCGCCACATTCACTATCGGATCGAGCGCGAACGCGGCCTGGACCATACAGAGGATTGGTGGTCGCCGGGCGAATGTGCGTTCACGCTCACTCCGGGATCGGTGGCGGAACTTCTGTTCACGACCGAACAGCTTGAGTCCATCGAGGTCACGCAGGTTGTAGAGGCGGAGCGGCGGCGGCGCGCAGAGTGTCCGGTATCGGCGCCGATCGACGATGCGTTGGCGCAGGAGCTCTGGGCTGCGAGCAGCGCGTATCTTGTCCGCCGGGGAAACGGGCAGACGGTGATCGCCGGATATCCCTGGTTTGCCGATTGGGGGCGAGACACGTTTATCGCGTTGCCGGGGCTCTGCCTGGTGACGGGTCGTTACGACGTGGCCCGGCAGGTGATCGAGGCGTTTGCGTCTCATGTGTCGCAAGGGATGGTGCCGAATCGATTTCCCGACATCGGCGAACAACCTGAGTACAACACGATCGATGCGTCCTTATGGTTTATTCATGCCGTGGATCGCTATCTCCACTATAGCCGCGACCTCGACGGAGTACGCCGGATTGCCTGGCCCGCGATCAAACAGATTGTGGAGGGGTATCGTCGAGGCACGCGGTTCGGTATTCACATGGACGACGACGGGATGATTACCGGCGGCGAGGAGGGCGTTCAGCTCACCTGGATGGATGTCAAAATTGGCGATTGGGTGGTGACTCCCCGGCATGGGAAACCGGTCGAGATTCAAGCGCTCTGGGTGCGGGCGTTGGCGGCGGCTGCCGAACTGGCGGCGCAATTCGGGGAACCGGCGTACGCGGCACAATGCCGGCAAGATCGTGCGAAGGCCACCGAGTCGTTTCGAGCCCGCTTCTGGTATCGAACCGGAGGCTATCTCTTCGATGTGGTAGACGGGCCGATCGGAGACGACGCCTCGCTCCGTCCGAACCAGATTTATGCCCTGGCGTTGGACGATCAGCTGGTGACGGAGGCACAGGCAAAACACATTTTGCAGCTCGTGAAAGAACGGTTGCTCACGCCGATGGGCTTACGCACATTGGCGCCGGAGGACATCCGGTTCTGTGCGTCATACGAGGGTGGGGTCTCTGAGCGGGACGGTGCCTACCATCAAGGCACCGTGTGGCCGTTTCTGCTCGGCCCGTTCGTGACGGCGTGGGTGAAAACCTATGGCGATAGTCCGGCGGTGCGGCGGGATGCACGCCTGTTTCTCGACGGGCTGCACGAACATTTACACGAAGCCTGCCTGGGTCAGGTGTCGGAGATCTTCGATGGTCAGCACCCGCATCGAGCGCGTGGCTGTGTGGCGCAGGCCTGGTCCGTAGCCGAACCCTTGCGCGCGCTCATGGAAGATCTCGGCGCGGTTCGTGAGAGATCATCGAATCCGCGCTGA
- a CDS encoding DUF3047 domain-containing protein, translated as MRLGIGLLLCLSGAAIAAHAQGSMKLEVGQFSIATEGVTLPEGWTPLTFKKIERHTRYEVVKDGPVSVVKAVSEASASGLTKAVAIDPHEYPIVRWRWKVENLLQKGSVNRKDGDDYPARLYITFAYEPDKVSFGRKLKYKAGRALFGDIPIGALNYIWDGKSPVGTVVDNAFTDFAKMIVVESGPQRIGTWVEEERNVYEDYRVAFGEEPPAISGVAIMSDTDNTKERAVAYYGDIVFVKALK; from the coding sequence ATGCGGCTCGGGATTGGCCTGCTCCTGTGCTTGTCGGGCGCTGCGATCGCCGCACATGCGCAGGGCTCTATGAAGCTGGAGGTCGGACAGTTTTCGATCGCTACTGAAGGCGTCACGTTGCCCGAGGGATGGACACCGTTGACGTTTAAGAAGATCGAACGGCACACAAGATATGAGGTGGTGAAGGACGGGCCGGTTTCCGTGGTGAAGGCTGTGAGCGAGGCATCTGCCTCAGGCCTGACGAAAGCCGTGGCGATTGATCCGCATGAATATCCGATTGTGCGCTGGCGATGGAAGGTGGAGAATCTGCTGCAAAAGGGCAGTGTGAACCGCAAGGACGGTGATGACTATCCGGCACGGCTTTACATTACCTTTGCCTATGAGCCGGACAAGGTAAGTTTTGGAAGAAAGCTGAAATACAAGGCCGGTCGGGCGCTGTTCGGAGATATTCCGATCGGCGCCTTGAACTACATCTGGGACGGCAAGAGCCCGGTCGGGACGGTGGTGGACAATGCCTTTACCGACTTTGCGAAGATGATTGTGGTGGAGAGCGGGCCGCAGCGCATCGGCACGTGGGTCGAGGAAGAGCGCAATGTGTATGAAGATTATCGAGTGGCCTTCGGCGAAGAGCCGCCGGCGATCAGCGGCGTCGCGATTATGAGCGATACGGATAACACGAAGGAACGGGCCGTGGCCTATTACGGTGACATCGTCTTCGTCAAGGCGTTGAAGTGA
- a CDS encoding heme-binding protein, with protein sequence MAGTIQSLKRGVGRVGMMAGILFLAGGWPMAASAADELPKEAVLPATLAGKAVQAALDFCKKDGYRVSASVVDRAGVLRAMMRADGAGPHTVDSSRKKAYTAASLRRATSDLADMIAKQPALQALREMNESILMVGGGLPIEIAGEVVGAIGVGGAPGTHLDDACAEAGLDAIGAASKMPTAK encoded by the coding sequence ATGGCGGGGACGATACAATCGTTGAAACGGGGCGTGGGGCGTGTCGGCATGATGGCGGGAATTCTGTTCTTGGCCGGCGGGTGGCCTATGGCGGCGTCGGCGGCGGATGAATTGCCAAAAGAAGCCGTATTGCCGGCGACACTCGCGGGCAAGGCCGTGCAGGCAGCGCTCGATTTCTGCAAGAAGGACGGCTATCGTGTGAGTGCGTCGGTCGTCGATCGCGCAGGGGTCTTGCGGGCCATGATGCGGGCCGACGGAGCTGGTCCGCATACCGTCGATAGCAGCAGAAAGAAGGCCTATACCGCTGCCAGCTTGCGGCGCGCGACGAGCGACTTGGCCGACATGATTGCCAAGCAGCCCGCGTTGCAAGCATTGCGAGAGATGAATGAGAGTATCTTGATGGTCGGTGGCGGGTTACCTATCGAAATCGCCGGCGAGGTAGTCGGAGCGATCGGCGTCGGGGGCGCGCCTGGTACGCATCTGGACGATGCCTGCGCCGAGGCGGGTCTTGATGCAATCGGAGCGGCCTCGAAGATGCCTACGGCGAAATGA
- a CDS encoding mercuric reductase encodes MNAPVQSLVLPDDEHNRRLVENVHPSGWANPEPLGRYNMVVVGAGTAGLITAVVAAGLGAKVALIERHLMGGDCLNVGCVPSKALIRAANAWAQLRDASVFGLHLPPGVTRDFGAVMARMRKLRAGISHVDSAHRYTSLGVDVYIGQARFTGRDAVAVEGPSGNRTLTFVNAAVCTGARASAPAIPGLAEAGYLTNETVFSLTELPARLAVIGAGPIGCELAQAFARFGSEVSLIEAMHGIMPNEDRDAAEVVQQSMTRDGVRLLCCGKDLKVERTAAGKRLLLDSHGRHYDLTVDEILVGVGRTPNVDGLGLETIGVEYDKTGVKVNDRLQTTNSRIYAAGDICSRYKFTHAADAMAQIVIQNALFPHPFGLGYASMESLIMPWCTFTEPEIAHVGLYEADAKKKGLEIETYTYKLSEVDRAILDGEQEGFARIHIRKGTDTILGATIVAAHAGDLIGEFSVAMKAGAGAKTIAATIHPYPTRAEVNKKVVNLWRKAHFTARSKMLLTRLFAWLRR; translated from the coding sequence ATGAACGCGCCTGTCCAAAGCTTGGTCCTGCCGGATGACGAACACAACCGGCGGTTGGTGGAGAATGTGCACCCCTCCGGCTGGGCGAATCCCGAGCCTCTCGGTCGCTACAACATGGTTGTAGTCGGCGCCGGCACTGCGGGGCTGATCACGGCGGTGGTGGCGGCGGGTTTGGGCGCAAAGGTCGCGCTGATCGAACGCCATCTGATGGGAGGCGATTGCCTGAACGTCGGATGCGTGCCCTCCAAGGCCCTGATTCGTGCGGCCAATGCTTGGGCGCAGTTGCGGGATGCCTCGGTCTTCGGGCTGCATCTCCCGCCGGGGGTGACTCGTGACTTCGGTGCGGTAATGGCCAGGATGCGAAAATTGCGCGCCGGGATCAGCCATGTGGATTCGGCTCATCGCTACACGTCGCTGGGGGTCGATGTCTATATCGGGCAGGCTCGCTTCACTGGCCGGGATGCCGTGGCGGTGGAGGGCCCATCGGGAAATCGGACGCTGACTTTCGTCAATGCGGCAGTCTGTACCGGGGCAAGGGCTTCGGCGCCGGCCATCCCTGGGTTGGCAGAGGCGGGATACCTCACCAATGAAACGGTGTTTTCGCTGACGGAGTTGCCGGCGCGTCTCGCCGTGATCGGCGCGGGTCCGATCGGGTGTGAACTGGCGCAGGCCTTCGCACGCTTCGGGAGCGAGGTATCACTCATTGAAGCGATGCACGGCATCATGCCGAATGAGGATCGGGACGCAGCGGAGGTGGTGCAGCAGTCCATGACGCGGGACGGTGTCAGGCTACTTTGTTGCGGGAAGGATCTAAAAGTGGAGCGAACGGCCGCCGGAAAGCGGCTCCTGCTCGATTCGCACGGCCGGCACTACGATCTCACGGTGGACGAAATTCTGGTCGGCGTGGGGCGTACCCCGAATGTCGATGGGCTGGGGTTGGAGACGATCGGGGTTGAGTATGACAAAACCGGCGTGAAAGTGAACGATCGCCTCCAGACTACGAACTCGAGGATTTACGCCGCCGGCGACATCTGTTCCCGGTACAAATTCACCCATGCCGCGGATGCGATGGCGCAGATCGTCATTCAAAATGCATTGTTCCCGCATCCCTTCGGGCTGGGGTATGCCAGCATGGAGTCGCTGATCATGCCTTGGTGTACGTTCACCGAGCCCGAGATCGCTCATGTCGGCCTCTACGAAGCGGATGCCAAAAAGAAGGGCTTGGAGATCGAAACCTATACCTACAAACTCAGTGAGGTGGATCGAGCCATCCTGGATGGTGAGCAAGAAGGGTTTGCCCGCATCCATATTCGAAAAGGCACCGACACTATTCTCGGGGCCACGATTGTGGCGGCACATGCCGGTGACTTGATCGGAGAATTTTCGGTGGCGATGAAGGCCGGTGCCGGTGCCAAAACGATCGCTGCCACGATCCATCCGTATCCCACCCGGGCGGAAGTCAACAAGAAGGTCGTCAACCTCTGGCGCAAGGCGCACTTTACCGCGCGGAGCAAGATGCTGTTAACGAGGCTCTTTGCCTGGTTGAGGCGATGA
- a CDS encoding TVP38/TMEM64 family protein, which translates to MIPPQGAMTTSVASPSSSKRPGLGKLMLGIFVGLSLAAFFYFDLGQYLSLDGLKSNRARLLAFTEANYPVAVALFVLAYCVVVGLSLPGGAIMTLAGGFLFGSLLGTLYVNVGATVGATLAFLVARYLLREWVEQKFGSRLDAIQQGFSRNAFSYLMTLRLIPLFPFFLVNMVSGLTRVNVGTYMAATSLGIIPGSFVFAYAGRQLGTISSLKEIASPNVLLAFTLLGLLALVPILYQKFAGKAV; encoded by the coding sequence ATGATACCGCCCCAAGGTGCCATGACCACATCTGTAGCATCGCCCTCATCTTCGAAACGCCCCGGGCTCGGCAAACTGATGCTGGGGATTTTTGTCGGGTTGAGCCTCGCCGCATTTTTTTACTTTGATCTGGGACAGTACCTCTCACTGGATGGACTCAAGTCCAACCGGGCTCGTTTGCTTGCATTTACAGAAGCCAACTATCCGGTCGCAGTGGCCCTGTTTGTGCTCGCCTACTGTGTGGTGGTGGGGCTCTCGCTGCCCGGTGGAGCGATCATGACGTTGGCCGGAGGGTTTCTCTTCGGCAGCCTGTTGGGCACGCTTTACGTCAATGTCGGTGCGACCGTGGGTGCGACGCTGGCATTTTTGGTGGCCCGCTATCTGCTCAGGGAGTGGGTGGAGCAGAAATTCGGCAGCCGGTTGGACGCGATTCAGCAGGGATTTTCCAGGAACGCGTTCAGTTATCTGATGACGCTGCGGTTGATCCCGTTGTTCCCGTTCTTTCTGGTCAATATGGTCTCGGGGCTCACCAGGGTGAATGTGGGGACCTACATGGCGGCGACCTCCTTGGGCATCATCCCCGGCAGTTTTGTCTTTGCGTATGCCGGCCGCCAGCTCGGCACGATCAGTTCACTCAAGGAAATCGCTTCACCCAATGTGTTGCTCGCGTTTACGTTACTCGGTCTGTTGGCGCTGGTGCCCATTCTCTATCAGAAGTTTGCCGGTAAGGCGGTCTAA
- a CDS encoding molybdopterin-dependent oxidoreductase, with translation MDQNDRLIKTKENWAKARRGGEEREVFYEGDDRLPPGQHLVETWPVLDLGQKPDIPLSEWTLTIGGAVTTPVTWTWTDFLAQPQFKDVSDFHCVTSWSRYDNEWEGVSFKQLLAVVQPLPSAQFVLFKSYDDYTTNLPLVACQDDDVLLTYKWNGRPLTKEHGGPVRMIIPKRYAWKGAKWIKEITFSDHDEKGFWEVRGYSNSAFPWQNDRYG, from the coding sequence ATGGATCAGAATGACCGTTTGATCAAGACCAAAGAGAACTGGGCCAAGGCCCGACGCGGCGGGGAAGAACGCGAGGTCTTTTACGAAGGAGATGATCGGCTCCCCCCTGGCCAACACCTCGTGGAAACCTGGCCGGTGCTCGACCTGGGCCAAAAGCCAGATATTCCCCTCTCAGAATGGACGTTGACCATCGGAGGTGCAGTCACGACCCCCGTTACCTGGACCTGGACGGACTTCCTTGCGCAACCGCAATTCAAAGACGTGTCGGACTTCCATTGCGTGACGTCCTGGAGTCGTTACGACAATGAGTGGGAAGGGGTCAGTTTTAAACAACTCCTGGCCGTCGTCCAGCCGCTCCCGTCGGCCCAATTCGTCCTCTTCAAATCGTACGACGACTACACCACGAATTTACCGCTCGTCGCCTGTCAGGACGACGACGTGCTCCTCACGTACAAATGGAACGGCCGGCCGCTCACCAAAGAACACGGCGGCCCGGTTCGCATGATCATCCCGAAACGGTATGCCTGGAAAGGCGCCAAGTGGATCAAGGAAATCACCTTCTCCGACCACGACGAGAAGGGGTTCTGGGAAGTCCGGGGCTATTCGAACAGCGCCTTCCCCTGGCAAAATGACCGGTACGGATGA
- a CDS encoding NAD(P)-dependent oxidoreductase, with amino-acid sequence MAQSEFRIGIVGIGRMGANMARRLHDLHYAIVAVYDTDTERAEALAKELACTAVMTPARVAELADTVLTVVSDDAAMRQIYSPVGPDSLLRHADNRLFINCATLSPELQSEVHTLVEHQGGRSLEACMASSITQARQGTLYLMCGGRPEAFERAKPLLQDLSAHLRYIGPAGEAAKVKALVNMVMNANTAALAEGLGLGAALGLDLTMLREVFSQTGANSRVLETDGEDMQQRAHDCYFSAAHAAKDSGIACALAKQAGLDLPLAKATYEQYRRLIDIGKGELDKSAVAELTFKDRLHD; translated from the coding sequence ATGGCACAGTCAGAATTTCGAATCGGCATCGTGGGAATAGGGCGAATGGGGGCCAACATGGCCCGGCGGCTCCACGACCTCCACTATGCGATCGTCGCGGTCTATGACACCGACACGGAACGTGCGGAGGCGCTCGCGAAGGAACTCGCGTGCACGGCGGTCATGACTCCGGCACGTGTGGCTGAGTTAGCCGATACGGTGCTGACGGTGGTGTCGGACGATGCCGCCATGCGCCAAATCTACTCACCCGTCGGGCCGGACAGTCTTCTCCGTCATGCCGATAATCGCCTCTTCATCAATTGCGCCACCCTCTCCCCCGAGCTCCAAAGCGAAGTCCATACGTTGGTCGAGCACCAAGGCGGCCGAAGCCTCGAAGCCTGCATGGCGAGCAGCATCACACAGGCTCGCCAAGGCACCCTCTACTTGATGTGCGGCGGACGACCCGAGGCGTTCGAACGGGCGAAGCCGCTCTTGCAGGATCTGAGCGCACACCTGCGGTATATCGGACCTGCGGGCGAAGCCGCCAAGGTCAAGGCCCTGGTGAATATGGTGATGAATGCCAACACCGCCGCCCTGGCCGAAGGGCTGGGATTGGGGGCGGCGCTCGGCCTGGACCTCACGATGCTTCGCGAAGTCTTTTCTCAAACCGGCGCCAACTCCCGCGTGCTCGAAACCGACGGTGAGGACATGCAACAGCGGGCCCACGATTGCTATTTCTCAGCGGCTCACGCGGCAAAAGACTCGGGAATCGCCTGCGCATTGGCGAAACAGGCAGGCTTGGACCTGCCCCTGGCCAAAGCGACGTATGAACAATATCGGCGGCTGATCGACATCGGCAAGGGGGAATTGGATAAATCGGCGGTGGCCGAACTGACCTTCAAAGACCGGTTACACGATTGA